A window of Daucus carota subsp. sativus chromosome 2, DH1 v3.0, whole genome shotgun sequence genomic DNA:
GAGGGACCATGGAATTGTTTCTTATAATTCCTACTCAAATGCCTGCAACAATATCTCCTTTCTGTAGTTGGCCAAACATTTTTAATTGCAAGATCAGTACCCTACAACGCTGCAAATAAAGCATAAGTAAATAGCTAAATAGAGCACTATAACATACTATAATGCAAAATGTAAACAATGAGAACAagcattataatatatataaataaagcaTTGTAGTAAAGCATACCTTTTGcctattttaaattatagtccagTCTTTTCTGGTAGACCCCTTTACTAGATTGTAGAGATTCCACAAAAAAAGGATCAATTCTCATTGTCTTCACTAGATTGTAAagggaatataattttttcactattttgatatataattattttctcatCTGCCAATCTTTTCTTTTATATGAAATTGTTATAGGGAAGACTTTCCAGTTTCTTATTGTAGATGGAAAACTCTTGAAGTTCAGTGTGGTAATGACCAAAGTATCCGCCAATTGGCTGTTTCCAAAGGTGATAATTCAAAGCTTCCTGAACTCATTTTTAATAGACTACAGCTTAGCGATCAGGAATACTGTGGATTACTTAGGCGAAACTTTGGTAACTTTGTTGCACGTGAAGCTGTACTAGATGAAGAATACTGGGTTCGTTTTTCTTCACTGTATAATTTGGTGCATTGTgtatcttattatttatttttctaaaactgCTGTAGTGAAACTACTTCTCTTTATCATTCTTTCGTGTGGCAGGTAGCAGCATGGCTGCGAGCAGAAGCTCATTGGGAGTCTTTGTCATATATGCGGTTAGTATTGTAACTATTGCTGCGTCCTAGCTGGATATGTCGTGCTATGTTTCCTGGGATCTTTATTATGCCCCAGACCCCAGTACGAACTTGCTAATGCACTCGCTAGTTTTTGCTAAATCTGATGTTGAGCAATTTTCTTCTTCCAGGCACGTCGATAGCTATAAAAGGAAATATGCTGAACAGGTATAGATATGATTAAACCTCAACTTTCATGGTAGGGCGGGGCCTCGAGGTTAATATTTATGGTGATGTAAAAGTGTAAAGATATATCTATTGATGACTTTATGAGTTATCACGTTATATATACCTGTGCATTTAATTGACATGCAAGCTATTTAGGAAGAAAACAAGGTTATACTGGCATATAGTATGCTATTTACCAATACGGCTGATTTTTATTTGGACTTCTTTTTTCACAAATTCAATTTGTTTCAGCATCTATAAGCATAGAGTTCTCTGAAGTAATCAAACTATAGTTGGCAGATCAACCAGTTTACGCACTCTGTCTTTTGCAAGGTTCCTTGAAGCAGAATAAAAAGAGATATTGCACCTATGTGTATAGAAGATGTTAATAATATGAACTTGAGAGATATATtcgaaaaatatgaaatagtaCTGGAGTTGATGATCACAGTGTGCTTGAAATGTGTTACCCACTTGTTGTGAGAGTAGGAATAATAAATCACACAAGTATTTTGCTCTCTTGTACGAGTCGATACAATCAAGGAAATGGTTTATTGCCATAAAGTTGTAAAAAGTTGCGAAGCTATTAGCATATCATATTTTTCTAGACTTGATTTTATAAAGAGTAACATCATGTTCTTAGTTTAGTAATTTGCACAGTTGATTCTCAGTCTTATGTTCTGTATAATGAGACTATTCATTGTTACTTGTATAGAAAATTAGGTTATGGAGAGTGACTGTAGAGTTGCTGTAAGTTGTCTAAGTATACACAAGATTGCTATACAAGGTTTTCTGAAGAACTTATATTATTTGAACTGAGATGTGACAAtcttttggatttatttttctATTCCTTATGCTTGGCAGGAGTTTTATGCTCTGAAGCGACGATGCTGCAGACAGGAAGGAAAATCCTTGAAGTGCTGCTGTTTTGTTGCTGTATGTTTCATGCCTCCCTCTCTTATATATGTCCTggcctcccccccccccccccctctccctgCCCTCCCCTCGCTTCCCCTCCCCCTCCTtccccccctccctctcccgctcccccccccccccctcctctCTCTAATTTTGTTCAGCTATCATAGTGTggaactctctctctctctgatttTGTTCAGCTATCATAGAGTGGAACTGTGGTTTAGAAGCTTATTATGACTGTGTGCACGTGTAACTGGTAATATGAGAGCTTACAAGTATTGTAACTTGCCTTATAGTTCATAGTTAAGTGCCAAAATCAGTGTTAGTGATATCACTGAATGCAAAGGCTGTGCTATTATAGGGTTGCTGTTGGTAAATACAAACTCGCATTCTCCCAGATGATAAActtcaaattaatattttctggATGTACATTACTCGTGGTTATATCTTCGAACGAGGATAGACTTTTTgtactaataaaatatttaagttgCATTTATAGAATTGATACAACTGAGCAAATTTGTCCAGAGGGCAAGTTATTATAACATTTTAAACCTTTTATCCTTTTGTAAGGGGAATAAGTTTCAGCATAGTAATTCCGGCATCTAGAACATCTTCGAGCATGAGTGCTCTTGGATGTTGAGTGTAGGTTGCTTGATTGTTGTCAATCAAAGAAAGGACAGAATATATAGGAGCTCATATATATTTTGACGTGACTTGTAAGTTTGGACTGTATTGTGAGTAAGTAGCAATTTACTGAACACTATTGAACTAGGAAGACATACTAAAAGGCTATAATGCCTCAACCAGAAACAAGTGCAGGATTATGGGCATGCTTTCCTTTGTTTATTGTTTTTTCTTTGAGGTTTTGTCAAGGTCCCTAGATTTAGTCTCCATACTAGGTCcacattcaaaagtaaataaacAACGTTTGGCTGAAACCAGAAAACCTCAACTCATTTACTGTTGTACTGTCTTAAACTATATTTGCTGCTCCAGAAACATGCTGATTTTGTATGATTATACCTGTCTGATATGTTGAAATACCAGTTTTGCAGCCTGATGGATCTTTTAGCTTATATCCTCCATGAATCTTTTGTATTCCTGTCTCCTCATCATACTCACAACTTAGCACTTTCTAAACATCTTTACATAAAAATCTGCTAGTCCTAATCTCTGACATGTTTGTTTCCTTTCCATATGGCATTTTAGGTTAAAAAGGAAGACAAGAATGTCAGAAGAACTGTTTTAAACAGTGTTGTAGGAACTATGGACCTAAGCATTCGTCAGTTTGTTCAAGGGGAAACGTATCCAGGGGTATGCTCTTACTCTTCGTTTCAGTACTCTGTTTGCAATGTATGTGGATGCTTGAAGTGACCTACTTCCTTATAGTTATGTTATTATATAACTATTGAACTACAATACTGCACGACACTATAGTATTATAGTAGCCTATGAAGGTGTCATGGGTATGCTAGAACTGGATTATATTTCTTGAACTAAATAAGAGCGAGTGGTGTGGCTCCAAATACATTATTGTACACATTGTGCTTAATGGTTTTTGTTTCCTTCAAGTTTGCAGGAGGTGAATAGACTATCTGCTGTCCTGGCATCTCAAGAGCCTTTTGATGCACATAAGTATGCTTACATCGCAAATGTTTGTGTTTCAAAGTATGCTCGCCGTCAGAAAATTGCTTCAAACATGGTCTATTTGGCCACTGATATGGCCACCTCAGAATGTATGATTTAAACTCTATTTTTATGTTAGTAATAATAAATGCTACCTTTTCTTTTCCCTGCCAGTTTGTAATCCTCATGCctcaacattttgaatgtgaCAGGTATGAAGCAATTATTCGTTCATGTAAATGTAGATAACAAGCCTGCTCAGGAACTTTACAAAAAAACGGGTTTTAAGGTTGGCACCTGAACTATGCAGACATGACCATATATCTATATGCTCGCACTCGCACAAAGACACACTATTAAGTCAGTAGCAAGCatcattttattattctttCTCTATTGTAATTTGTTCCTGAAAGTCCTTGGCTACACTTTCCGTAAGGCTTTGATATCCCTATTGATTTGTTATGTTGATCTTCATGTTTGAATGGTCGTAGTTTCTCCTTCCATTAGTTGTTCTATACTTGTCAAATTTGACTTTGTTCACATTTTTCTGTGGTGGGTTGTAGTAGTAGCAGCTTACATGCTTAGAGGATGATTATACAAAGTCAAACGCATTCCACAAGTTAGCATAGTAAAGATACTACAGAAGTCTCAAGCTCTCTATATATTGTGTACCAGTTGCTGCAGTTTACAATATACTccatgaataaaataaaatcagaatCATTTCCATCAACTCTCTCTACGCTTTCCTCTTCTAGAAAtccattttagaaaatataCTGGCTCTCTGTTAATATTAGCAAAGTTCTTGCCTTTTGTAACATGGAAGCCTTGAAGGTTAAGCAAATAGACCTTGTTGCTTACTGGTTTAATTCTGATTTGACCTCTATTTGCTATCCTCCACACTTTATTCTCTCTGTATCTAGAAGTATGCCATCCTgatcattaaataaaaataatttcacaaCTTCTTTTCCTTGGAAGTGCCGGAAGGGCACTTGCAAATTTTTAGTTGTGGATCTTTAATGCCATTTTTATGTGATCTCTCTACGCAGATTGTTTCAGCCGCCTCAACTCCTCTGTCAAAAGACCAAAGGCTACTCATGTGTATGGAATTGTAAGTTGAAAGAGTGCAAACTGCAGTTTTACTTTACACGAGtgatcattttttaaattatgtttatttgACATAGTTTTGAGCCAAGCTCATTGGTTCTGTTGTTGTTTAGCTTTAATGTGATGAAGCTGCACCTGTATAAAAGTGTGCGGTTAATGTATGTAAATATGTCATCGAAAATTTCCTCTTTGATATAGAATTAGCTCAAGCCTTTAACTGATGCACTGATTTGATGACGCTTGTACGTATAGGAAACCTGTGTATACAAATATATCTAATATGATAAAGCATGAGTTTGTGCCTTTTACTGCTTCACTGATTTGATGGAAGTTGTATAGATATGTGTCATAATGGTTTCCTTCTGTAGTATTTGATATTACTATATCTTGTGGTGATGGTATTATAAAGAAGGAAAACACATCAACTCATATCAGTCTATTATGCTGACTTATGTATTCACCTGCTGAATTTTTTAAtggtaattttaatttgtatgcttAACATTTCCCAGACTATTAGTATAAGGAAGTGATGATGGCCTCTAAATGTGAATAGATTTTCAGCCTAAGATTTGGGGAGTGACACAATTGATATAAGTTATTACTTTTCCTTGATAAAGTTTGTAGGTTATTTTGGGTTCATATCACAGAATGTTCTTTTTTTCATAAAGTTCAATCCAATAATTGTTACCAGAAGTTTGCAACACTAAAATGGGCAATTTAATATATGCACTCCAATTCTTTCTTCAAGGACACGGTGAATTTGTGACAGTACTTTGTAGTaattccttttttctttttctttttttcctaTTTGATGTTTTGATTTTGGCTCGAGATGACCGAAtagcaaaaattattatttttgatttatttatatttttattttaaaaaagaatattttaaaaataatatttttaactatctaatcaaaacacttaaaatgtgtgccaaaagtcaaagaaTTGGAGAAGAAAACAGATTTAGTATTCTGATTCTGGATAATTTTgcatttctttttatattttcttgaaATCGAGGattgattattaatatattgaatTGGTAACAATAacattatgaaaaaaaatgcaCTTGTCAGGAATCAAAAACTGATCTTTAAAAAGAACACCACCAAATCCAACAGTTTGCAAATGCGCGATTTCATATCACCCTGTTACCAAGCCAAACCAACGTATTGCAATTAAAGATCAACACAAGacataaaagaaagaaagaatatACTGCATGATTGCTCGGGGCTCAGAAGTTCAAGAAATCATAAAAGAGCTGCCAAATGTTTACAAAGATCAAAGTACGGGAGAAGTACAAGAAATATTACATCCACAGTCAAGTTACAATACCGGAATGTTGTTCATAACAACCCTTTCAGAAATGGGGAACTTTCTGTGAGCCATGTAATAAAAGGTGTGCTAAGGATTTGACAGAAATCTCAGTTCAATTATAAGAAAGCAGAAGATAATAAGCATCTCCTTTTTATGAGTACCATCGCCCTTGACCTAAAAAAAAGGTGCATCGCGAATAACTCAGGCAACATCCTCAGCAAGAAGTGCTCCGATAGCATCTCTTAAGATGAAATAATCCTTGCCATAATCAGCACTAAGGCCAAACCAATTTGAGTCGAGAAGAAAATCTGGCCTGGAAATGTTCAAGTGACGGGAATTTCCATCCGTTTCATTACCGTTTGTCATTGAAACCCAGTCGGGCTTTTCTTgcttaactttaaaatataccaaaaagataaaaataagaGCAAAATACTCGCACGCTAATAATTCAACCAAGCACGCATGAAAAGCTTAGTAGCAAGTAAACTTTACTCACCTGGCAGAGTCTTCATCAACTGAGGTTCATCCAATGAGTTTCCACTGACAGGAGTACATTCGCGGTATACCGAGGCAGTAGAATGACCAAGAGGAGAGTTTGGGTCGCCACAAGAATCCCAGTCTGCATCATGGAGCTGTGATGCATCATGGAGCTGTGATGAACTGTCAGCACCATTTGCAGGGGCATCGGTGTTTGGAGTCTGCCCACATGAATTATTCTTTGTGTTTTTCAGAGCTCGTGATTCATACAGTATAGATTCCAATAGGCCATTATTCTGCGGGGAGTGATGACCTGACTCTGCATGCTCACTTGGAGGAGTTTGGATTAGAGTATCAACAGACTCAAGGGAAGGCAGTGGGGAGGGTGAGGCCCAGCTTCCCATTTGAGAATGTGAATATTGGAGTGAAGGGAGCTCTAGCTTCATTGCCCAAGAGATGGGTAAAGAAGAAGAGTTGCCATTTATAAGGGCATGGCTGCCCGAAGGTAAATACGAGGATGATGATATATCATGATCATATGAAGTCCTGAAGGACTTGCTGGCAGTTTGAAAATCATCATTATACTGTTCGAGTGCAGGATGAACAGCACCAAAACCAGGAAGTGACAATTCTGATTCTCGAAGACGCTTAGCTGGATGCATTTTTGAGTACAGAATGCTATTACTGCAGGAAGGACTGAGACCCGCTGAAAGAAAGTTACCTGCAGGAATATTAACAAAAGATGGATAGAGCTCTTGGTTTACTCCCAAACCTTTGAACTCGACAGATGGAATCTCCAAGTTATTGGTTGGTAAGAATTCAGGATTGGGTGTTTCACCACTTGAGAATCTACCCATGTTTAGACTTGGGGAATTCTCATCGAAGGACTGCGAACAGATGTCAGGGGGGTAAATCGGCAAGCCAGCCCGTTGTCGTCTTTTAATTCTTGTGTTCCAGAAATTTTTTATCTCATTGTCAGTACGTCCAGGTAACTGCAAACATATTAACTCTGAGAAATAAACGAGCACAAGATTTGGAGCAAGATAAAACAAAAAGAAGCACAACTaaagttttaataaattaatacatTCAGGAGAAATCATGACTTTGATGCTGTCCAATATGCAGAAGGCATATCAGCTCACTAAATTATGTGAATTCATCTTTATGACTGCATTAACATTGTGTAATTACGATCCAGAAATTACACAAATCTGAAGCcattgtaaataaaaaaaaatttgataccAAGTACCATAACCTAACACTAAAACACTGGATTACAGGCTTTAGGCACTGCAAAACAGAAACCCAGAAGCTTCAATGCCACAATTATGTCACATGATATTTAAatcttgtgtgtgtgtgtgtgtgtgtgtgtgtgttaactACGAAGAAATCATATCCATTTCTTACTGTTATCAATATATCATGATTAAAGCAGTTCAATGGTATAGTAGGAGTGATTCAATGGTAGGAGTTTAATGTTTGAGTTAATTTCTTCATGCAGATGATTGCAGTTTAAAGCAGGAGTAACTGACAAAAACCAACCGACCAAAAGATCTACCGTTCGACCTGATTCAATGGTATAGTATGCATAGAGGGGCTAAAGTGTGAAAACTACAGAATAATTGGGCTTTCACAAAATCAAAACTAACATCATCTTACTACATCAATCGCCATGACCTACAGAGTCACAGTTCTCCAACCACAGTCCTGACTGTCAGTTTGTCAGAAAAGCCTCACAAGAATTACGCCCAACATATATCCATATTTTCAACCTAGGAATTAGCTCCAAAGTATTACATCAAGACATACTCACAAAACTCAACTTTTGCCTCAATTCCAGCTTGAAAAATATTCTAGGAAGACTTAAACTTTCTAAGCTTACTTGGGAAAACTAGGAGAGAAGAGATGAGAAGAACAGGTTTTCCCACAGAATCATTATACAGGAGTATTCTTAAGATCTCTTTGCATCCACCCTCCACAAAGACTCCTAAGGTTCATCAGCTGACATCTGTAACAAGTCCGGCACATAGTAAACAGTGCTTCGACTTTTCTCTTCAATTTTGTACTCAATTCCGATCTACAATTATTGTGGTAGATGCTAGATTGctcaaaaaatttgaaaccGTTTTGTTATCTTTTATCTACGAATTTAATTTGTACTTTCTCTTTTTGTAAAAGGTTTTCGAAATAGTTCTACCCATAATATATACTCTAAATCTTAAGTATTCACTTCATGCAATTGTAAGTAGCTATATCAATGTCCGTGCACAACATCACTTTGCATTGCATTCTACCAGTTAATTTCTTTCGGTCCATACAAGTCTCTGGCCCAtcaaaatttcatataaaagttaaaaatagcACAAACCTTTTAACTTGGACAACAGACAACTAACATAATTCATTTGTGAGCTACAGAATTAAGCACCAAAtgatcttaaaaaaaaaaacggtGACACATTCTCAAAGCCTCATCATCATATCTTCTTAACTGTTATTATGCTATATAAGAATGAGATGCACAAGCCACAAGGTGAGAAGTAAAAACAGCAAGACCTAACCACCTTAACTAAGcaaaataagtttttaaaaaacaaCGGAAGTTGTACTTTTGTGCAACATACTTTGTTTATAATAACAAAAGCATTAAACTGAGGGTGACATAGTAATACATTGTGCAGCTCAATACAttgtgtataataataatttgtgtGCCATAATGGCCAACACTAACAAGATCTTCCATTTTGATATGTGATAATAAGGAGTGAAGTGGCCACAGACAAAAATGTTTTAAGTCTACATTTGCAGTTTATGCATCAAACTGGAAAATGAAAACATACCATGCAAACAAGTACTGAGTTCTAGAACTAATATACGACATAAATTTAATTGCATACCTCTGCAGCCATTCGAGCCCACTTGTTTCCCATCTTAGCATGAAGTTCTATGATGCGCCGCTCTTCATCAGGCGTAAACGAACCTTTCTTAAGATCCGGTCTAAGGTGATTTGCCCAGCGAAGACGACAGCTTTTTCCACAGCGAAAGAGTCCTGAGTGCTTTTGGACAGCGTTCCAGTTTCCCTCTCCATGCTTCTCTACATAATCAACCAAAATGGCATCTTCTGCAGATGTCCAGGGGCCTTTCTTTAAAAGCCCACCACCAGTCATGTTCCCTTCACTGGTTGCTTCCTCAGTTGATGGTGAATCCATGTAATCATTGGCCTCCATCTTGTCTTCGCTTTCATTAGTCCTATTACTCATATTCTACAAGCgcacaaaaaaaacaaattaaaactgaatatcatcatcatcataaaGATAAAAATCCCTGATTTTCAAATGTCAAGACTTTTGCTTTGACACTTATAACAAAGAAATGCTTCAAAAACTTTTCAAACAGTGGGATAAATCTGGATCAAGTGTTGGCAATATAACATGCATCATACATTCACCAAAAAGAATTCCCTTCGACATTTAACTAACAAATGAAACTTTTTAGCAATACAAAaacttcaatctttattttaGCCACAATTCGGTTGGAGACAACCAAGATGCAGAATAACAAAACAATTTACTTTTCGGAACATGGTTAAAGAGGTAAAGAGACAAAAGTATGCTAAAAAAATCCGTTGGCCAAATCAATGCTCACCATAACTAAACTTGAACCTTTAAATTCATAAAGAATAAATCATGCAAAGAAAATCTATTAACAGATAAACCGCTGTAATCATAGCCTATACTTAAATGATACTCACTGTATCCACCTAAACGTAATACAGCATTTCgggggaaaaaaaataaaataactgaTACACCGTAAACAA
This region includes:
- the LOC108206523 gene encoding GCN5-related N-acetyltransferase 6, chloroplastic, giving the protein MEQLKCNFHFRQPQFTPPLKRNSLVVVNSYREDFPVSYCRWKTLEVQCGNDQSIRQLAVSKGDNSKLPELIFNRLQLSDQEYCGLLRRNFGNFVAREAVLDEEYWVAAWLRAEAHWESLSYMRHVDSYKRKYAEQEFYALKRRCCRQEGKSLKCCCFVAVKKEDKNVRRTVLNSVVGTMDLSIRQFVQGETYPGEVNRLSAVLASQEPFDAHKYAYIANVCVSKYARRQKIASNMVYLATDMATSECMKQLFVHVNVDNKPAQELYKKTGFKIVSAASTPLSKDQRLLMCMEL
- the LOC108210186 gene encoding transcription factor GAMYB, producing the protein MSNRTNESEDKMEANDYMDSPSTEEATSEGNMTGGGLLKKGPWTSAEDAILVDYVEKHGEGNWNAVQKHSGLFRCGKSCRLRWANHLRPDLKKGSFTPDEERRIIELHAKMGNKWARMAAELPGRTDNEIKNFWNTRIKRRQRAGLPIYPPDICSQSFDENSPSLNMGRFSSGETPNPEFLPTNNLEIPSVEFKGLGVNQELYPSFVNIPAGNFLSAGLSPSCSNSILYSKMHPAKRLRESELSLPGFGAVHPALEQYNDDFQTASKSFRTSYDHDISSSSYLPSGSHALINGNSSSLPISWAMKLELPSLQYSHSQMGSWASPSPLPSLESVDTLIQTPPSEHAESGHHSPQNNGLLESILYESRALKNTKNNSCGQTPNTDAPANGADSSSQLHDASQLHDADWDSCGDPNSPLGHSTASVYRECTPVSGNSLDEPQLMKTLPVKQEKPDWVSMTNGNETDGNSRHLNISRPDFLLDSNWFGLSADYGKDYFILRDAIGALLAEDVA